Below is a genomic region from Aricia agestis chromosome 16, ilAriAges1.1, whole genome shotgun sequence.
aatagtaaattactacaactcgagactgaggGCGACCAATGACCAtgattgtttgtgcgacgggatagcgatggacattgccctggtgacatacttatttagtcacttcaaatttcaataaaataatatgggtgaaatactttatatggcaaagaaacgtttgccgggacagctaaatataaataaatgaataaagtaGATCTTCAATAAgtcgtcatattattatgttactgcTGGCCGTacacttcataataatattatattggtattTCACGTAgaataataattctaataaattGCTTCTCCGAATTATATTTATTCTTacattaagaaatatttttcctgataatattatttgctggcatttattaaaataacgtaAACATTTCAAATTAATTCTTCGAAATGCAAAAGAAAATCTCGAAAGCACTTTACGTGAAGATCAAGCCTTCGgcattaattattacaattactaCTTAAACGTAAGCTGTTATCGTTACTTTAATCCCTAAGTGGGCGCCAaagtaattacataataatattgcgaTGAAAGCTTCGCCTACCTAACTTATCTACGAGACTAGCGAGcaaattgacgtgggagagccatgcttcggcacgaatgggccggctcgaccggaaaaataccacggtctcacagaaaaccggcgtgaaacagcgcttgcgctgtgtttcgccgagtgagtgagtttatcggaggcccaatcccctacccttttccctctcctatttccttccctaccttcccctattaccctactccctcttaaaaggcggacaacgcacctgcagctcttctgatgctgcgagtgtccatgggctacggaagttgctttccatcaggtgacccgtttgctcgtttgcccccttatttcataaataaagatgacgcccgcaattctgttgcgccaaaacgtactttttcccgggacaaaaactaaattatgtcctttcccgggactcaaagtatctccataccaaatttcagcaaaatcggtttagcggttttcgctttatattactagcgacccgctaatttataatattactagcgacccgccccggcgtcgcgcGGGTATATATAATAGCCACTAAAAAAATGATTGAAATccatagcctatgatccttcacgcggtctacttcttattagtgccaaatatgaaataacataaaaattgctccagtagttcgcgaaataagccctttcaaataatttccccgttttttctacattgtCCTATTAgtcgcgtgataaaatatagcctatagcaggagtcaccaattagtttcgctcggggtccgttttaataaataaaatgaccttcggggtccacacatttaaaaaaaaattaaacaaatttaattacggaaattacaaagatacctttgtaatttccgtaattaaatttgttaaatttttttttacatgtactttgtatcaatgagaaaagtgtcaatttttgttactacatgttcatcagtaaTATCGAGACAtcgtcgagaccgaaattaatttttaacgaaggtcatcttcgaacatgctcggtccgcacacaatgggtcggctgtccggatgcggaccgcgaatccccaattggtgacccctggcctatagccttcctcgataaatgagctatctaacactgaaataagtttttaaatcggacctgtagttcctgagattaacgcgttcaagcaaacatactcttcaggtttataatattaggtaggtatagatttttttttaattatcgccaagtaaaatatatttcccccgtttttcccacattttcctgagtttcttcggtcgtattagtcttagcatgataatataatatagcctatagtcttactcgataaatgatctatctaactaCTTATGGAACTAggtacttatggatccttcatcagatcaccacttttgtgaatataataccaaattgggatgatataccaaaagaaaaattttgaaaatcggttaataaacggcggagtaatcgttgtacttatataagaaaacgaacataacaccaccacccattttgaaagtcggttaaaattgtagcctatgtgttattctgatgtataagctatattattgtaaagttacattaaaatccgttcagtagtttttgcgtgaaagagtaacaaacatccacacatacatccacacatccacacatccatacatccaaacaaactttcgcctttataatattagtaggaagtagaataatattatgtatagatagtAACTAGTAAGTAGGGATGCTCGCTCGCTTGTAGCAAGAGTTGTTCAAGCATTTATTGTTACTTACAGGTAAATTCGACTACGACGCAGAGTTAGGAACCTGCTCCATAATCCCAGATGAGAACGGCAGATCGGCAAAAACAGCACTCTTCGTCATCGCTTTCATAGTACCCGCTCTGCTCATATTCATATGCTACGCCAGGATATTCTGGGTGGTACACAggtaataaatatgttttattatgttatatcaCTTTAATCTTTGTTATGTGATGCgaccttagagtatacattagcaagctatagagcgcgcgcatcgctcgttccccgttgtgccgatcgtaagcagaagttctatagatacttgtcaaacgtataacgcaagtctagtgatgttccattcgccatcgtttgacgcttataggaaaatatgttcacactcgtgcttacagttcataccttgttagaagcactctatagcttgctataatgtatactctatggaTGCGACCCTCTACGTTGGCCATAAAACAAACGACTGCCAACTTTATATCTATTGTGCTGTCAAGACAGCTTATGAGTAGCAACCACCCAACTAACAATAAtttagctattatattataagctcTATAACAGCCGGTTAATAGTACAATTAAACACCAATATCGATAATACGGCCTAAAAATTAACGATATAGCGTGCTATAACACGCGTTAGCACGTAAAAGCTAAACAGCATACCATATTAACTGCATCAGCGATAAATAAGTGGTATAACATGGTATTTTCTTACAAATGGCGACagtaaatagtataaaataaccaaaatttctaaatcttatatctttaaacgagcaattcttgtatgtagATATGTTACCGGCCAAACCCGATTTCAGGACAAACCAGTTTTGCCTAGGCTCAACTAGTTCTTCCTATACGCGATAGGATTAACTAGTATAGCCTAGTCCAAACTAATTTGTCCTAAGCCCGATAGGATAGACCAGTTTAGACTAGGCCAAACTAGTTGATCCTAATATCAATACGCACACTCTAGGATAAACTGGTATGGCCTAGTCATGGCATTATAGTATATCTAGAAAGTCAAAATAAATAGATACCTAAACTGAATAAAATACTCCGtaattggattttttttattaaagtagtAGCTTTCATTTTCTTAGCCTGTTTCACAAGATTTTGTGCTGCAGTTGTTCTAGCTTTATGAATGTCTATTTCAGatgaagaaactttttcttgGTTCAGCAACGTTAATATCATCACTGTCTTCTGTCAGGGTAACATTGCGATCATCTTCTATTACCTTCCTTAAATCAtcctgaatattatattatgaactctGTGTTATATTCCAAATAATGCCTTGTTTGGCGATTGTTTTATCCCTGAAGGGTAAGCGCGGTTTTTCATGAattgaacatattattatctcaagCCTTATTTCGTTGAAATGTTGTCCTTCATCCAAGAGCCTATCATATCCTCAATATCTTGATTGGCACGTTCAACAAAGGCTTTGACTGTGCCTGGGTTTTCCGTACACAATTTTGAGTGGGTCACAGACTGGCAAGACCAACGACCtcgctatttttttttactatttagacTAGGCCATACCAGTATATTATCCTAGAGTGTGCGTATTGATATTAGGATCAACTAGTTTGGCCTAGTCTAAACTGGTTTATCCAATCGAGCTTAGGACAAATTAGTTTGAACTAGGATATACTAGTTAATCCTATCGCGTATAGGAAGAACTAATTGAGTCTAGGCAGAACTGGTTTGTCCTGAAATCGGGTTTGGACGGTaacatatataattggaatctcggaatcggctccaacgattttcatgaaatttagtatatagggggtttcgggggcaataaatcaatctagcttagaatcatttttagaaaatgttattttattcgtgttttattgaataccgagcaaagctcggtcaaatagctagtgttctATTAAAGCTATAAGATGACGATGAAATGACGAACAGCCCCTAGGGTTTGGAAATATCCATATGGAACATGTTACGCAGATAGTTCATTCCGACCATGAAATGAGTTCTGTTGACGCGGCAGGtgccataatattttgatggtCCTTCGACGTACGAAATCGAATCCCTCATCCGACAACAAGACAATTCGGCAGCTCGTAACACGGCCTGCTAATTTTCTGATAAATTTCCTGCGTACGGACATTTTGCTCGAAATACGATGTAAATAAGCGAGCTTTATGATTTTTATACTTGAGGACATAAAATGTTATGGTCTTACTTCGAGTCCACGTCGTTATGAGATTTCATTTAGAGGAcgaagttttttaaataaaagaagcCATAAACATGTTTATTCTAATGTAAGTTTATGGTTTTTGGCGTTATGTGAAAAGATACGAGAATTCgagttaaataatatattcgTCGAAAAATTGTACCTACCAAAGAAGTGTTGGATGATGAACGTTTTCAATAAGTACATTAAACATTTAATAGCACGTCGTCGGAGTCTGAAAATAAGTACAATAATCCCAAAAAAGAATGGTACCCGCTCCTTGGTAGTTTCCTACTTAACTTCTGCGTGTAATGCATTTAAAGGCTTATATTATCTTCTTCACTTTGCAGTTCAGAAGTCCGCATGCGAGAGCACCAACGGACCCAGCACGCAAGCTCTGGCACTCTCAACAATGGCGTCGAGAAGAGGTCAACTATCAAGGACACTCGGGAGACGAAGGCGCGACGGAACGAGTGGAGAATCACCAAGATGGTGCTGGCCATCTTCCTATCATTCCTCGTGTGCTACCTACCTATCACTATTGCGAAGGTCGCAGACAGCCACGTGCACTTTCCCGGTAAGATTTGACGTTGACAGCTGTCAAATACAACGACTAGAccgttttgatacttgattgTATTTACACTTCTTTGATTCGTTTGggaaaatatatagtaaattTTTAACAATGCGCGCACATCGATAACTTTCCGTACCTCAAGATTAATCTTGTCCCCAACTTCTTACAATATACAATAtgcataaaatacatttttttctcaTCGCTTAAAACGCATAACAGCGAACTGTATAATTGTTCTTGTActaccagagaagttgattccttggcagatggaggacctatgtaatttggtcgcgttacgtcaaacctatccgatagatcacagctaacattaaattgacataagccgaccattTAATGACGTgagtctgtcaactgcctaggaatcaatttcctcaatggtacaaaTTTAAATATGGCCAAGTAGGTATTTAATGcctcaaataattattttttccagTGTTCCACGTGGCCGGCTACCTGCTGCTGTACGCGAGCGCGTGCGTGAACCCCATCATCTACGTCATCATGAACGCGCAGTACCGCGCCGCGTACGCCGCCGCGCTGTGCTGCCCGCGCATCCCCGGCCTCACCAGCGGTGCGTATCCCACGTCGCCCGCATGCCGTCCCACACGCTCGCTCGCGTCATACATACGGACATGAAGGTATCACAGCCATGTATCACGTGATAGGATCTTTGGGTTTTTTCTGAGTTAAACCACAAATGGCTAATAACAATTATAATGCTACTATGGCTGCTTTTCGCAAATTTCCCAACTCCTCGTGGACCTAAAATATGTCATACATAATAAGCTATAATACGATTATTCATAATTTACCATtcaagaaattgatttataggcagttgacaggcctacgccatttggtcggattacgtAAATTCAATATAAGCTGCTATCAgctgtcggatgggtttgacaccTGCCTATGtctcaacttctctgatagtaccatctaAAAAATTGGTTGGTCTcgttatgtcaagcccagccgaCCTTGACGTTGATTTGACACAACTTGCTCAAAacacgtaggtccgccatcgcCCATCTGCCTgtaaattaatttcttcgatagtGCAACGCTTTGTATTTAACATCGCTTAATAATTCTTCTGAATGGCTTCTATAAAAATGTACCATCATTAATTATTCATGACAAAAACATTTCTCACTTCCTTCCCATTTACCTAATTTCAATTAACTAGTTCTCAATTCTTTTAGAGAAATGGAACGAGCGTCACGGGTACAGCTTCAGCAACACACGAACGGTGCTCAGTCAGGTGTCCCTGGGCGAGTCCAGGGCAGACCCTCGGGGCTCGACGTCAGGGCCAGGAAGATAGGGATAGGATCCCAAGGACCCAGCTCACACATCGAGCTGCGCACGGAGACGGTCACCACCGGCATAGAGAAGAACCTCTCCAAGTTCACCAGGTTCGAAATGGACCAAGACTCCCACAGATGCTGACATGCCGCTAACGCATGACGACaccaaagattttttttatttaaactttttaagagatttttttattattttgcatttGCAATAGATACTCTTAATTTGTATCCGTCCTGCTCTAGCGGCATGTTAGTATTTTGTacgtttgtaaataattttaagtgcCTTATTAGtgtaagttattttaataattagacaattgAAATGAATTTTGAATGGCTCGAATATTTATTATCTgacaaatttatttatttttaatttgtactaTACTACTTACGAATCTAATGCAAAATTGTAAAGAATAGGTAAGCAtgatagaaaataattaataccgTATAAGATACACATACGCTCAAGAATAGTAGAGTGCAGTATACAATCAGTATTCGTTAAAAGTGTTGCCACTTTTAAGATGcttctaataatataaataaaggtTGGtgtgttcaataaaataattttatgttattgcGACTTTTAAAGTTACctcataaataatttcattgtaAATTCTGTATTCTGGGTGTACATAATGCAAGTAACTTTTACACAATATTGATTGTCAccataatgattatgaaaaaaatatgttctacCTAAtgagtacagttcgacaaggctttaatttaatgtgtcaatgtcagtcaatgtgcgctgtcaggagaactgtcaaagtgcatgccattaaaaaaaaaggagaactgtcaaaaatgacgtttttgtatgatagaagcgttagttccttttctcgccacgttcataaacagccttgtcgaactctatgagggttgttgaaattctatttgccaccaggtgccgcgatGTAGCCGTCacgtctatcgtgtcaaacgatatagctgtcatgtgtcactacagctcgacaaggctttaaatgaatgttgGTGACATTGatgggagcgctgctggtaaaggagaactgtcaaacatattatgtcaaaaaaggatgtttttgtatgatagaagcgtttagttccttttctcgccaagttcatttaaagccttgtcgaactgtataatatatttatttgacaCAATAGACCTACatcgcggcacctggtggcaaattgAATTTTAACAACCCTTGTGGTTTTGCAATCAATAAAGTTTTTACTCGACCGGCCATAAAGATTTGCTCTAGAGTATTCAATAAATAACAAAGATGttatttattgaattttatttgttGAATTAGGTATAGAAATGTGTGTTTATGTAATACTGTGTTCTACTACAACTTCGTCTATAATATGTCATGAGATTTTCTTACTAATAATTGTCTGCATAATGAGATTTTCGACATTCCAAACTTATTATAAGTGCGCCTATAAAAAgtagtaatattattgtataattagCTGATACATTCCAAATACGAATAATGTTTCAATGTATAagtacattaataattaattaacgcATCCGCTGGCCGTATTGCCACAGTAAAAATTTGCTCCTAGACCCTAATCAAAAACTCAATATTTATTATGTGGTCACACTTGACcttaatgttaatttattttttatttggataAAAGTTATTGATAATTATTTTAGGCTACGTGTAACTTACAAATTTGTGATATTTACCCGCAGCGCCGATACAATGCTAAAACGTTATAACTGCATTACCTACTACAAGCATACATGACGTGCAGTGTGCACTCGTCTTAACACGTACGTTTTGTGCAACGTGTACAAGTACATTGTATGCTTGTAGCAGTGTAATAAAATTGGGAGCCTACTAATTAATACTAGTCTGTTCTACCGCGGCGGGcgtaaaacaattattaattattataaaatattatgtaaaatgtgGATAAGattcatgggcgtatataaggggggtgtcctgggggtcgggacccccccccccatcactatccatcttacttgtccaatttcgacaataatatatgtacctcgccgattaaatCCGATCTGTGCGgtacatgtataaaaaaaatatttttgatttcctaaacacgttgcctatttgctgctgcgatcatgggcgattccaactcgcacttggccgcttttttacgttagggacccccccttatcaaagctatatatacgcccgtgataAGATTAATTAATATCCAGTGAATTGAGTGGACAGTTATCCATATTTtaccttataattattattaaacctgataaaaataatttaaataataaaatatactttaataacATTTCATATTCAAAACTTTCGTTTGCTTGTGACTTTAATAACTATGGTAGTCTAGTAACGTAAGTAAATGGCACCATGATGGCACCataatgatgataatgatcATCACCGAGAAATTCgtcataaaaaattaataacacaAGGCTTACCTACCGACTTgccaaagatttaaaaaatgagtAAGTAGTTaagtataacaataaaattttaagttccAAAAGACgaaggtatttaaaaatatataagtttgTTGATTTTTCtgtactgtataataataataattttttgtaagtagataagtaaatatttattatttattaataactttataatgtaaggttttaaaaatcatttatcaAATGAGATTGTTACTAGAATTGCACGAATTTTGAATAAATGccaaatcttttacgttttactAGTTTTATTGATACACGACGTTTGTAAACACATACTTCCCTTAATTCGACCCTAAATAGCGGGCTATACGTTTACTTTATAAAATTCTAGTTCGaaaatttttcaatattttacaataataaatgagGTTTCTGTGTTAtactattaaaaaactattctagatttaacaaaaaaatactgtCTTATATGCTTgaaggaaaaataatataaaaaatcgaaaaatgtaAACCAAAGTCGATCGTTTGCAGGATACGTTTTTACCTGAATAATGTcatttaagatatttataatgGTCTAAGTTACACTTCAGCAATAGTTATTTATTGTCAACTATCTGAATCATGCAatgacatattatatttcttatgTCATTGGAATCATGCGACTGAATAATAATTTGGACAAATCTGCTTTCATATTGTACCTATAATTATGCCTAAAGTATACGTTTAGCCGATTATACATTGCCGCATTCTCTGAAATCACACTACGAAATTCTATGTATAGCGGGTTTCACTTCGTCGAATTAAAGGTGAAGTAGGTAATACCATCCTGGAGCATTTGTTAACTGCTGCAGCTGAAGCTGTTGGATTAAATGGACTTATACTTCGTCCATGGTCTTCATTAGACCTAATATTTGATATTTGGTCTCAGATTTGATAATATCTATATGAAAATTGTTCGGCCCCTTTAGTCTTAGCTTACTTTTGCACTGTTTTATGACAAATATTTTGGTTATTATAGGAATTTTATATTTCTACCCTCTctaataaattacaaaagcTTTCTTTACCTTATTGAGTAAGATTTAGCTTactgaaaaaaagtttttctgaaattagtaattttgtaaaaattggtTAATTGCTAGTTTGAGGCTTttctttttagatatcaatggtttttgaaaaaaaataatacgtaAAAGACCTTTTAAAGGCCCAAAAGTATAACTGGACACGATGATTGACGTATTTTTACAAGAGAAATTTAACTAATTGACCTTTACTGTCTAGATGAAAATCCTCACCAACCACCTTGACTAAAGCACTTTTAGTAGGCACTTAGATGACTATTAAATTGcgtttttgatattatattatcttttccAATGTTTATACTAAGGCTGTCTAGGTAATGACTCTATTATAGGTCATCAAACATTGTGTTACAGCTTTTATAGTTTCTGTCATTACTGCGCTTTTACCAACCAGCCATAAGTAAGGTATATatctgtattttattgaaatttcaattttttacagATCAGAACCTTAAAAGCACCTTCTAAAAGCTTTTTGTAATCAGCCAGTTGATAAATACTTTTACTCGAAGCTTCAGAAGCTTTCATCTGCGAATGCTCTTATTAGTCAAATTTTGATTCATTTTCAAATCCTTAAATAAAACCTCCAATTTGTAGAATATTACGTTTGAAATTAAGTCTATAATGTAGCTACTACTCTCTGTGGACATTTAACATCCTAAAAAGGACACTTATAATTATCTTTTGCAGAAACTTATAACTACCCCTATGTTTCATTCCCAATAAATGTCACTGTTTAAGCAAAACGATATAACAGGCTAAAGAAACAGCTATTATTTGTCCTAACTTAGCCCAGAAACCAAttatttcttcttaatttattttatttctaagaaaaataattaaatgtaatgtgCTCTGAATCAGAGTGGCATAGCGGGATATACGTATATATTGGAAGTATGTTTTGTAGGAACCCGGCAATGTATAATACTATACTATCATTTTCTCgaaaattgtcaattttttatatttttctgtacATCTTAAATAGACACTAAAGGAAAGGTtacatattaacaaaaaaaggtaaaaatcgCGAAACAAAAAATCCGTCGAATTAAgggttaataattatattatctttatagaATCGATCCTTATAAACTGTACCAGATTGTAAGCCTTTCTTTTTTCTTTCCTTATTGATTTCTGGCAGTTATAAGCAACTGTTAAACTATTAAGTGTCGAACGGTGGAAGATGAGATTCCTACGGTCGCTAAATACTGCCGCACGCAGAGTGgaacatttatttaattcaaaattttgacataagccccatacattatctgggatagagttttataaattactagacgttccgtgcggcttcgcccgaaaaatagcctatatccttcacgtggtctataaTCTAtttcttatttgtgccaaataacagaaaaattgctccagtagttcgtgataacttcccccgttttttccacattttcctctatttcttcgcttctattagtattagcgtaataaaatatagcctatagccttcctcgataaatgggctatctaacactgaaagaatttttcaaatcggaccagtagtttctgaaattagcgcgttcaaacaaacaaacaaacaaactaacaaactcttccgctttataatattagtatagataaagtaatgacttattaaataacgtaaaaaagaaataaataacgtaaaaaagaaataatcgaaaaaaatcaaatgtataatgataccacctcttatagaaagatgttgggcaagcgttagcgcgatgtaagagacgcacggcgctatctagtatgaatttttggaactaacttaatttgaacaaattttcgtatcttcacccccttacaacccttttttccagtaaaaaagtagcctatgtcctttctcaggctttagactatctgtatacaaaatttcattacaatcggttcgg
It encodes:
- the LOC121734736 gene encoding G-protein coupled receptor moody isoform X1 yields the protein MADLDLVNITEDIDALVQQSELSKFSPGLLTFAAVTTGVIMSVGLFGNLLTVVALLKCPKVRNVAAAFIISLCVADFLFCAMVLPFAISGFWTRTWPHGDVLCKLVPFLRYGNVGVSLLSIALITLNRYIMIAHHSWYGRVYRKHNIALMIVFSWMFSYGMQIPTLIGIWGKFDYDAELGTCSIIPDENGRSAKTALFVIAFIVPALLIFICYARIFWVVHSSEVRMREHQRTQHASSGTLNNGVEKRSTIKDTRETKARRNEWRITKMVLAIFLSFLVCYLPITIAKVADSHVHFPVFHVAGYLLLYASACVNPIIYVIMNAQYRAAYAAALCCPRIPGLTSEMERASRVQLQQHTNGAQSGVPGRVQGRPSGLDVRARKIGIGSQGPSSHIELRTETVTTGIEKNLSKFTRFEMDQDSHRC
- the LOC121734736 gene encoding G-protein coupled receptor moody isoform X2, encoding MADLDLVNITEDIDALVQQSELSKFSPGLLTFAAVTTGVIMSVGLFGNLLTVVALLKCPKVRNVAAAFIISLCVADFLFCAMVLPFAISGFWTRTWPHGDVLCKLVPFLRYGNVGVSLLSIALITLNRYIMIAHHSWYGRVYRKHNIALMIVFSWMFSYGMQIPTLIGIWGKFDYDAELGTCSIIPDENGRSAKTALFVIAFIVPALLIFICYARIFWVVHSSEVRMREHQRTQHASSGTLNNGVEKRSTIKDTRETKARRNEWRITKMVLAIFLSFLVCYLPITIAKVADSHVHFPVFHVAGYLLLYASACVNPIIYVIMNAQYRAAYAAALCCPRIPGLTSGAYPTSPACRPTRSLASYIRT